Proteins from a single region of Acidovorax sp. NCPPB 3576:
- a CDS encoding tRNA-uridine aminocarboxypropyltransferase, with protein sequence MTDLSVLSAGDALVPHAVSRLRTERLARSSKPFLARGGPRGERCPGCRLVPSHCLCAVRPPVPTQAGVCLLMADIEPLKPTNTGWLIADVVPDTFAFGWARTVVDPDLLALLRDPRWQPYVVFPGEFAEPGRVVTQVETRAEKVAPGPGVPPLQGRRPLFILLDATWTEARKMFRKSPYLDHLPVLSLQPDQLSRYRLRRSQREDHFCTSEVAAICLELAGESHAAQTLEAYLDVFTHHYLQAKHQLPVDKNGEAHSRLRALRAQVPGAAAAGVARQGG encoded by the coding sequence TTGACCGATCTTTCAGTGCTGTCTGCTGGCGACGCGCTCGTTCCCCACGCCGTCTCCCGCCTGCGCACCGAGCGCCTGGCGCGCAGCTCCAAGCCGTTCCTTGCCCGTGGCGGCCCGCGCGGCGAGCGCTGCCCTGGCTGCCGGCTGGTGCCCAGCCATTGCCTGTGCGCCGTGCGGCCGCCAGTCCCCACGCAGGCCGGCGTGTGCCTGCTGATGGCCGACATCGAGCCGCTCAAACCCACCAACACGGGCTGGCTGATCGCCGATGTCGTGCCCGACACCTTCGCCTTCGGCTGGGCGCGCACCGTGGTGGACCCGGACTTGCTGGCACTGCTGCGCGATCCGCGGTGGCAGCCGTATGTGGTGTTCCCAGGCGAGTTCGCAGAGCCCGGGCGCGTGGTGACGCAGGTGGAAACGCGGGCGGAGAAAGTGGCTCCAGGGCCGGGCGTGCCGCCGCTGCAGGGCCGGCGCCCGCTGTTCATTCTGCTGGACGCCACCTGGACCGAGGCGCGCAAGATGTTCCGCAAAAGCCCCTATCTGGACCACCTGCCGGTGCTCAGCTTGCAGCCCGACCAGCTATCGCGATACCGGCTGCGCCGCTCCCAGCGCGAGGACCATTTCTGCACCTCTGAAGTGGCGGCGATTTGCCTGGAACTGGCGGGCGAGTCGCACGCAGCGCAGACGCTGGAGGCGTATCTCGACGTGTTCACCCACCATTACCTGCAAGCCAAGCACCAGTTGCCAGTGGACAAGAACGGCGAGGCGCACAGCCGGTTGCGTGCCTTGCGGGCGCAGGTGCCGGGCGCTGCCGCAGCAGGTGTTGCGCGGCAGGGCGGATAA
- a CDS encoding FKBP-type peptidyl-prolyl cis-trans isomerase, with the protein MNISKDTAVTLSYKVTTPQGKPLDSGHMAYLHGGYEGIFPKVEAALDGQATGFAATLDLTAAEAFGERDESLVRTIPKSEFPPGVKVGGQLRGAGNDGREHVFNVVKIKGPEVHLDGNHPLAGQALRFSCKVTEVRPASSEEVVHRHVHGGHGHHH; encoded by the coding sequence ATGAACATCTCCAAAGACACCGCCGTCACCTTGAGCTACAAGGTCACCACGCCGCAGGGCAAGCCGCTCGATTCCGGCCACATGGCTTATCTGCATGGCGGCTACGAAGGCATTTTTCCTAAAGTGGAGGCCGCGCTGGACGGCCAGGCCACGGGCTTTGCCGCCACGCTGGACCTGACCGCCGCCGAGGCCTTCGGCGAGCGCGACGAGAGCCTGGTGCGCACCATCCCCAAGAGCGAGTTCCCACCCGGCGTGAAGGTGGGCGGCCAGCTGCGCGGCGCAGGCAACGACGGGCGCGAGCACGTGTTCAACGTTGTCAAGATCAAGGGCCCCGAGGTGCACCTGGATGGCAACCACCCGCTGGCCGGTCAGGCGCTGCGCTTTTCCTGCAAGGTGACCGAGGTGCGGCCCGCGTCGTCCGAAGAAGTGGTGCACCGCCACGTGCACGGCGGGCACGGCCACCACCATTGA
- a CDS encoding DUF1439 domain-containing protein yields the protein MAPRAWAQSYTISAEQMQGAVAEKFPRRYALGGLMNLDVQAPRLRLLPQQNRLNADMDVTASGPLLQRRYAGAFDVDFALRYEPSDRTIRAHQLHVNALRLEGLQPQAADMLDIYGPQLAQQTLSEVVLHQLRPQDLAVPDGLGMQPSSITVTDRGLVVRFAPKAAP from the coding sequence ATGGCGCCCCGGGCCTGGGCGCAGAGCTACACGATTTCCGCCGAGCAGATGCAGGGCGCCGTGGCCGAGAAGTTTCCGCGCCGCTATGCGCTGGGCGGCCTGATGAATCTGGATGTGCAGGCCCCGAGGCTGCGGCTGCTGCCGCAGCAAAACCGCCTGAACGCAGACATGGACGTGACCGCTTCCGGCCCGCTGCTGCAGCGCCGCTACGCCGGTGCGTTCGATGTGGACTTTGCGCTGCGCTACGAGCCGTCGGACCGCACGATCCGCGCGCACCAGTTGCACGTGAACGCGCTGCGCCTGGAGGGCCTGCAGCCCCAGGCCGCCGACATGCTCGACATCTATGGTCCGCAACTGGCGCAGCAGACGCTGAGCGAGGTGGTGCTGCACCAGTTGCGCCCGCAGGACCTGGCCGTGCCGGATGGCCTGGGCATGCAGCCCAGCAGCATCACGGTGACGGACAGGGGGCTGGTCGTTCGGTTTGCGCCCAAGGCGGCGCCATAG
- a CDS encoding PA4780 family RIO1-like protein kinase, whose product MKAPPRLQSLIEEGLIDTVVRQLMSGKEAMVYVVRCGDETRCAKIYKEATHRSFRQAVDYTENRRVKNSRSARAMAKGSKFGRQEQEAAWQSAEVDALYRLAAAGVRVPQPFNFHEGVLLMELVTDAHGDAAPRLNDVAFTPEQARAHHATLIAEVVRMLCAGVVHGDLSEFNILLAHIPGADADEGAEGPVIIDLPQAVDAAGNNHAPRMLLRDVANLRDFFGQFAPELRATEYGPEIWTLYQSGQLTNETPLTGRYERRHADVDLHAVMREIDDARAEDAARRLRMAGG is encoded by the coding sequence ATGAAAGCTCCCCCCAGACTCCAGTCCCTCATCGAGGAAGGCCTCATCGACACCGTGGTGCGTCAGCTCATGAGCGGCAAGGAAGCCATGGTGTACGTGGTGCGCTGCGGCGACGAAACGCGCTGCGCCAAGATCTACAAAGAGGCCACGCACCGCAGTTTTCGGCAGGCAGTGGATTACACCGAGAACCGCCGGGTGAAGAATTCGCGCTCGGCCCGGGCCATGGCCAAGGGCAGCAAGTTCGGCCGGCAGGAGCAAGAGGCGGCGTGGCAGAGCGCCGAGGTCGATGCGCTCTACCGGCTGGCGGCTGCGGGCGTGCGGGTGCCGCAGCCGTTCAATTTCCACGAAGGCGTGCTGCTGATGGAACTGGTGACCGATGCCCATGGCGATGCGGCGCCGCGCCTGAACGACGTGGCGTTCACGCCCGAGCAGGCGCGGGCGCACCATGCCACGCTGATCGCCGAAGTGGTGCGCATGCTGTGCGCGGGCGTGGTGCACGGGGATTTGTCCGAGTTCAACATCCTGCTGGCGCACATCCCTGGCGCTGATGCGGATGAAGGCGCCGAGGGCCCGGTCATCATCGACCTGCCACAGGCCGTGGACGCGGCGGGCAACAACCATGCGCCGCGCATGCTGCTGCGCGACGTGGCCAATCTGCGCGATTTTTTCGGCCAGTTCGCCCCCGAGTTGCGCGCCACCGAGTATGGCCCCGAGATCTGGACCCTGTACCAGAGCGGCCAACTCACGAACGAGACCCCGCTCACGGGCCGCTACGAGCGGCGCCACGCGGATGTGGACCTGCATGCGGTGATGCGCGAGATCGACGACGCGCGGGCCGAGGACGCGGCGCGCCGGCTGCGCATGGCGGGCGGGTAG
- a CDS encoding SDR family oxidoreductase, translating into MLFARSPTPDPEPSANEATAAPLPERTVVVITGASSGIGHATALAFARRGACIVLASRDAGTLSAVALACRAEGGTAIGVPTDVTDPQAVQALRAKALRHFGHIDVWVNSVGVGAVGRFEDVPVAAHRRVLEANLLGHLHGAHVVLPHFRERGRGTLVNLISMGGWVPAPYAAAYTASKFGLRGLSESLRAEVSDLPHVHVCDVAPTFVDSPGLSHGANYTGRSIRPPLPMVDPRRVADAIVGLSTRPRDVTWLGAPALPGRIAHALAPASVGRAMRWLTDAALRRAREVPPSEGNLFKPSRGAAIDGGHRDHRDSRLAAVAALGVAGLVCGWWLATRETEGDGTRPKP; encoded by the coding sequence ATGCTCTTTGCCCGCTCCCCGACCCCCGATCCCGAACCGTCTGCCAACGAGGCCACGGCCGCGCCGTTGCCCGAGCGCACCGTCGTCGTCATCACGGGCGCCTCCAGCGGCATCGGGCACGCCACGGCGCTGGCCTTCGCCCGGCGCGGCGCGTGCATCGTGCTGGCCTCGCGCGATGCCGGCACCCTGTCGGCGGTGGCGCTGGCCTGCCGGGCCGAAGGCGGCACCGCCATCGGCGTTCCCACCGACGTGACCGATCCCCAGGCCGTGCAGGCCCTGCGGGCCAAGGCGCTGCGCCACTTCGGCCACATCGACGTGTGGGTGAACAGCGTGGGCGTGGGCGCCGTGGGCCGCTTCGAAGACGTGCCCGTGGCCGCGCACCGCCGCGTGCTGGAGGCCAACCTGCTGGGCCACCTGCACGGCGCGCACGTCGTGCTGCCGCATTTTCGCGAACGCGGCCGCGGCACGCTGGTCAACCTGATCTCGATGGGCGGCTGGGTGCCTGCGCCGTATGCCGCCGCGTACACCGCCAGCAAATTCGGCCTGCGCGGGCTGTCGGAAAGCCTGCGCGCCGAGGTGTCCGACCTGCCCCACGTGCATGTGTGCGACGTGGCACCCACCTTCGTCGATTCGCCGGGCCTCTCGCACGGCGCCAACTACACGGGCCGCAGCATCCGCCCGCCGCTGCCCATGGTGGACCCGCGCCGCGTGGCCGACGCCATCGTGGGCCTGTCCACCCGCCCGCGCGATGTGACCTGGCTCGGCGCGCCCGCGCTGCCCGGCCGCATCGCCCACGCGCTGGCGCCGGCCAGCGTGGGCCGCGCGATGCGCTGGCTGACCGACGCGGCGCTGCGGCGCGCGCGTGAAGTGCCCCCGTCCGAAGGCAACCTGTTCAAGCCCTCGCGCGGCGCCGCCATCGACGGCGGCCACCGCGATCACCGCGACAGCCGGCTGGCCGCCGTGGCGGCGCTCGGCGTGGCGGGCCTGGTCTGCGGCTGGTGGCTGGCCACGCGCGAGACCGAAGGCGACGGCACCCGTCCGAAGCCCTAG
- a CDS encoding DNA-3-methyladenine glycosylase produces MPHALPLIPADIDFTAAAHEVARRLIGVTLLIDGVGGRIVETEAYDQLDPASHTFGGPTARNAAMFGPPGCAYVYRSYGLHWCVNTVCREAGHGAGVLLRAIEPTHGLDTMRERRGLQDVRLLCAGPGRLAQALGIDARLNGKPLHLPPFALLQIAAAGQPAPQVAAGPRIGISKAADVPWRFGEKGSRFLSRPFDLAAKGPG; encoded by the coding sequence ATGCCCCATGCCCTGCCCCTGATCCCCGCCGACATCGATTTCACCGCGGCGGCGCATGAAGTAGCGCGCCGGCTCATCGGCGTGACGCTGCTGATCGACGGCGTGGGCGGCCGCATTGTGGAAACCGAGGCCTACGACCAGCTCGACCCTGCATCGCACACCTTCGGCGGCCCCACGGCCCGCAACGCGGCCATGTTCGGCCCGCCGGGTTGCGCGTATGTGTACCGCTCGTACGGCCTTCACTGGTGCGTCAACACCGTGTGCCGCGAAGCGGGCCATGGCGCCGGCGTGCTACTGCGCGCCATCGAACCCACCCACGGGCTGGACACCATGCGCGAGCGCCGCGGCCTGCAAGACGTGCGCCTGCTGTGCGCGGGCCCTGGCCGCCTGGCGCAGGCGCTGGGCATCGACGCGCGCCTCAATGGCAAGCCGCTGCATCTGCCGCCGTTTGCGCTGCTGCAGATTGCGGCGGCAGGCCAGCCGGCGCCCCAAGTGGCGGCCGGCCCACGCATCGGCATTTCCAAGGCGGCGGATGTGCCCTGGCGGTTCGGCGAAAAGGGCTCGCGGTTTTTGAGCCGGCCGTTCGACTTGGCGGCGAAAGGCCCAGGTTAA
- a CDS encoding Csu type fimbrial protein, which produces MTSASCRPSPIAWVAGAVRTLLALAALGAGAPAFAAVCSYAETGASLGTASSFAVRDSSLTTPGSFSITCGSGLLSLLSTDSLLRATLTSDNGFLLRNISDSTKTIGYQAGNGSGLTYSSGLLVINATGANILTLLPNRKATVPLQIATLNANVPAGTYRDTLRLAWTYNLCDGLGLISTCLGTVYAGTATRTVTVELQVSNDCLITPGAINFGSAALPTGFGEAASQVAMVCTTGMVYTVGLGPGSNPSGGRRQMANGSNRLAYDIFFGAGTTPWGTAAGSRVSSSQATSGPAGGIANGTASHVFPYRARVYPDQVAPVEGTYLDNVVVDVQF; this is translated from the coding sequence GTGACCTCGGCCAGCTGCCGGCCCTCTCCCATCGCCTGGGTGGCCGGGGCCGTGCGCACCCTGCTCGCCCTGGCGGCCCTGGGAGCGGGCGCGCCGGCATTCGCCGCCGTCTGCAGCTACGCGGAAACCGGCGCCTCGCTGGGCACGGCGTCCTCGTTCGCCGTGCGCGACAGCAGCCTGACCACGCCGGGCAGCTTTTCCATCACCTGCGGCTCCGGGCTGCTGTCGCTGCTGTCCACCGACAGCCTGCTGCGCGCCACGCTCACCAGCGACAACGGCTTCTTGCTGCGCAACATCAGCGACAGCACCAAGACCATCGGCTACCAGGCGGGCAACGGCAGCGGGCTCACCTATTCGTCGGGCCTGCTGGTGATCAACGCCACCGGGGCCAACATCCTCACCCTGCTGCCCAACCGCAAGGCCACCGTGCCGCTGCAGATCGCCACGCTGAACGCCAACGTCCCGGCCGGCACCTACCGCGACACGCTGCGGTTGGCCTGGACCTACAACCTGTGCGACGGGCTCGGCCTGATCAGCACCTGCCTGGGCACGGTGTACGCAGGCACCGCCACGCGCACCGTGACGGTGGAGCTGCAGGTGAGCAACGACTGCCTCATCACGCCCGGGGCCATCAACTTCGGCAGCGCCGCGCTGCCCACGGGCTTCGGCGAGGCCGCATCGCAGGTGGCGATGGTGTGCACCACCGGCATGGTCTATACCGTGGGCCTGGGGCCCGGCAGCAACCCGAGCGGCGGGCGGCGCCAGATGGCCAACGGCAGCAACCGGCTGGCCTACGACATCTTCTTCGGCGCGGGCACCACGCCCTGGGGCACGGCTGCAGGCTCGCGCGTGTCCAGCAGCCAGGCCACGTCCGGGCCGGCCGGCGGCATCGCCAACGGCACGGCATCGCACGTCTTTCCGTACCGCGCCCGGGTGTACCCCGACCAGGTGGCGCCGGTGGAGGGCACCTACCTGGACAACGTCGTGGTGGACGTGCAGTTCTGA
- a CDS encoding pirin family protein has translation MPAVADTPILNTQPLGALWPTLDPFLFCAHHDDAYPPGNAELGPDAPLNGRQIGQDFSGRDGWSMYHGDVVPGFPPHPHRGFETVTIVRKGLIDHADSLGAAARFGQGDVQWLTAGDGVVHSEMFPLLDRTAPNPLELFQIWLNLPARSKRVDPHFTMFWAGDIPRVVEPGTDGGGATHVAVVAGRLGKAAPLAPPPGSWAAQAEADVAIWTLRLETGARFALPAATGQGTRRMLYFFAGSGVTLAGQPVDHAALELRAGEAVELHNGGTADAEFLLLQGRPLAEPVVQYGPFVMNTQQEIAEALADYRRTGFGGWPWGDAAPVHGPDAGRFAQRPGGAPPEVPAPVAVGLPSAG, from the coding sequence ATGCCAGCCGTTGCCGACACCCCGATCCTGAACACCCAGCCCCTGGGCGCGCTTTGGCCCACGCTGGACCCGTTCCTGTTCTGCGCCCACCACGACGACGCCTACCCGCCCGGCAATGCCGAGCTGGGGCCTGATGCCCCCCTGAACGGCCGGCAGATCGGCCAGGATTTTTCGGGCCGGGACGGCTGGAGCATGTACCACGGCGACGTGGTGCCCGGGTTTCCGCCGCACCCCCATCGCGGGTTCGAGACCGTGACCATCGTGCGCAAGGGCCTCATCGACCATGCCGATTCGCTGGGAGCGGCCGCCCGCTTCGGCCAGGGCGACGTGCAGTGGCTCACCGCCGGTGACGGCGTGGTGCATTCCGAGATGTTCCCGCTGCTGGACCGCACGGCGCCCAACCCGCTGGAGCTGTTCCAGATCTGGCTCAACCTGCCCGCGCGCTCCAAGCGGGTCGATCCGCACTTCACCATGTTCTGGGCCGGCGACATTCCGCGCGTGGTGGAGCCGGGAACGGACGGCGGCGGCGCCACCCACGTGGCCGTGGTGGCCGGCCGGCTGGGCAAGGCCGCGCCGCTGGCGCCCCCGCCGGGATCGTGGGCCGCGCAGGCCGAGGCCGACGTGGCCATCTGGACGCTGCGCCTGGAGACTGGCGCGCGCTTTGCGCTGCCCGCCGCCACGGGCCAGGGCACGCGGCGCATGCTGTACTTTTTTGCCGGCAGCGGCGTCACGCTGGCCGGCCAGCCGGTGGACCACGCCGCGCTGGAGCTGCGTGCGGGCGAGGCAGTGGAACTGCACAACGGCGGCACGGCCGATGCCGAATTCCTGCTGCTGCAGGGCCGGCCCCTGGCCGAGCCGGTGGTGCAGTACGGCCCCTTCGTGATGAACACGCAGCAGGAAATCGCCGAGGCCCTGGCCGACTACCGCCGCACCGGCTTCGGCGGCTGGCCGTGGGGCGATGCGGCGCCGGTGCACGGGCCGGACGCGGGCCGGTTCGCGCAGCGGCCCGGCGGGGCGCCGCCGGAGGTGCCGGCGCCGGTGGCCGTGGGATTGCCATCGGCCGGGTAA